In Actinoplanes octamycinicus, the genomic window CGGGCGCGGGCATAATCGCGTCTCATGAGCGACGCGTTGATCGACAGCCTCACCGCGGCGGTGCAGGCGCGCCCGGACGACCTGCCGCTGCGGCTGCATCTGGCCGAGTTGCTGGTCGCGGCCGGGCGTGGGGTGGAGGCGATCGAGCACGCCGCTCAGGTGCTCAGCCGGGAGCCGGGCAACGACGCGGCTCGCACCTTGATGGCGTCCGCCCTGGCCGGCCCGGCCTCCGCAGCGCCGTCTGCCGTCTCGCCCTCGACGCCGTCCCCGGGGTCACCTTCCGCCTCTCCGCCCTCGGCCCCGTCTCCCGTGCCATCCTCGGCGCAGTCGCCCGAGCCGCCCTCGGCTCCTTCTCCTGCGCCGCCGTCGGCCTCCCCTTCTGTGCCGCCGTCGGCTCCCTCCAACGGAGCGCCCGTGGACTGGGCCGCCATGGAGCAGCAGTTCGGTGACGTCGTCCCGCCCCGCTTCGCGCGCTCCGGCGACGAACCAGAGCCGGTGACCGGTCACGACGACCGGTCCTTCGACGTCGAGCGGTCCACCGTCACCCTCGCCGATGTCGGCGGCATGGCCGAGGTCAAGAAGCGTCTGGAAGTCTCCTTCCTCGGTCCGCTGCGCAACCCCAAGCTGCGCAGCCTGTTCGGCAAGAGCCTGCGCGGCGGCCTGCTGCTCTACGGCCCGCCCGGCTGCGGGAAGACCTTCCTGGCCCGGGCGGTGGCCGGTGAGATGGGCGCGGCGTTCATCTCGTTGTCGATCACGGACGTGCTGAACATGTGGGTCGGCAGCTCCGAGCGCAACCTGCACGACCTGTTCGAGTCGGCGCGCGGGCACGCGCCCTGCGTGCTGTTCCTCGACGAGATCGACGCGCTCGGGCACAAACGCAGCCAGCTGCACTCGTCGGCGATGCGGACCGTGGTCAACCAGCTGCTCACCGAGCTGGACGGGGTGCAGGGCGGCAACGAGGGCGTCTTCGTGCTGGCCGCGACGAACGCGCCGTGGGACGTGGACGCGGCGCTGCGCCGGCCGGGACGGCTGGACCGTACCGTGCTGGTGTTGCCCCCGGACGGCCCGGCGCGGGCCGCGATCGTCGAGTACCACCTGCGGGACCGGCCGGTGGCCGGGGTCGACCTGGACGCGGTCGCCGCGGCCACCGAGAACTTCTCCGGCGCCGACCTGGCGCACCTGTGCGAGACCGCGGCCGAGTTCGCGATGCGCGACTCGATCGCCACCGGCGAGATCCGCATGATCAACCAGGCGGACATGCTGGCCGCGGCCGGCGAGATCCGCCCGTCCACCGACGCCTGGTTCAGTACCGCGCGCAACGTGGCGATGTTCGCGAACCAGAGCGGCGAGTATGACGACCTGGCCGCCTACCTCAAGAAGCGCAAGTCCCGGTGACGGCGCGTTGACGGCCACCTCGCGGGCCCGGTCGCTCGCCGGTGGCGGGCCCGTGGTGACGGCGGCGTCAGGGGAGCGGCTTGCCGGACGGGTGCGGCAGTGACCGCGGCTTCAGGGGAGCTGCCCGCCGGGACGGGGCGACGGTGACGGCGGCTTCAGGGGAGCTGCCCGCCGGCACGGAGCCGCGGTGACGGCGGCTTCCCGGGCGCGGATGTTCGCCGAGCTCGGCCGGTTCGACCAGGCCGAGGCCGAGCTGCGCCGCGCGCTGCTGAACCGGCCCACGGACGTCGAGCTGCTCGCCCTGCTCGCCGCGGTGCTGCGCCTGTCCGGCCGGCCCGCCGAGGCGCTCGCCGTCGCGGACACTGCGGTCGCGGCGGGACCCGCTGGGGCAGGGGCGCATGCGGAACGGGCCGAGAATCTGATCGCGCTGTCGCGTACGGAAGACGCCGTCGCGGCCGCGAGTGAAGCGGTCCGGTTGCGTCCGGGCGAACCGGAAGCGCATCGCGTGCTGGCCCGCGCCCATGTGGCGGCGCGGGATTTCCGGCGGGCCCGGGTCGCCGCCCGGCAGGCGCTCGCCTTCGACCCGCGGTCGGTGCCCAGCCTGCTCACCCTGGCCGAGGTGGAGCGGGTCGCCGGGCATCGCCAGGCCGCCGCGCGAGCCACCCGGGCGGCCCTGGCCGAGGACCCGGACAGTCCCGGCGGCCGCTGGTTGATCGCGCTGCTCGACGCGGAACGGCTGCACGTCGCGGACGCCATGCGCGGCCTGCGGGAACTGGCCGCCGATCATCCGGCCCGGCTCGGCGGCGAGGCGCTGGCGTGGCCGGTCCTGGGCGTGCTGGCCGGTCTGCGGCGAGGGCTCGGGGCGGGCGTGCCGCTGGTGCTGGCGGTGCGTCTGGCGGCGGTCCGGTGGCCGTTCGCCGAGCCGCTGGCGCAGGGGGTCGCGCTGGTCGTCGCGGTGGTGATGGTCGCCTTCGCGGGCCGGGTGCTGCTGCCGGCCGGACGCCTGCCGTGGCGGTGCCTGCGGTTCCTGCCGCGGCGCGCGGTGATCATCGGATTGGTTGCGGCGGGCGCTTCGGTCGCGCTCCTCTTTTGGTACGCGGTGAGCGCGCTGTGGCCGCCCCTGGTCGCCGCTGCGGTGGCGGCCCTGGTGCTGCTCGTCCCGCCGTTGTCGCAGCGGCCGCGCTGATCGCCTCGCTATTGTCGCCGCGCCTGCGCTGATCGCCTCGCCGTTGTTGCCGCGCCTGCGCTGATCGCCTCGCCGTTGTTGCCACGGCGGCCCTGCTCGTCTCGGTGGTGATCGG contains:
- a CDS encoding AAA family ATPase — translated: MSDALIDSLTAAVQARPDDLPLRLHLAELLVAAGRGVEAIEHAAQVLSREPGNDAARTLMASALAGPASAAPSAVSPSTPSPGSPSASPPSAPSPVPSSAQSPEPPSAPSPAPPSASPSVPPSAPSNGAPVDWAAMEQQFGDVVPPRFARSGDEPEPVTGHDDRSFDVERSTVTLADVGGMAEVKKRLEVSFLGPLRNPKLRSLFGKSLRGGLLLYGPPGCGKTFLARAVAGEMGAAFISLSITDVLNMWVGSSERNLHDLFESARGHAPCVLFLDEIDALGHKRSQLHSSAMRTVVNQLLTELDGVQGGNEGVFVLAATNAPWDVDAALRRPGRLDRTVLVLPPDGPARAAIVEYHLRDRPVAGVDLDAVAAATENFSGADLAHLCETAAEFAMRDSIATGEIRMINQADMLAAAGEIRPSTDAWFSTARNVAMFANQSGEYDDLAAYLKKRKSR
- a CDS encoding tetratricopeptide repeat protein, giving the protein MTAASRARMFAELGRFDQAEAELRRALLNRPTDVELLALLAAVLRLSGRPAEALAVADTAVAAGPAGAGAHAERAENLIALSRTEDAVAAASEAVRLRPGEPEAHRVLARAHVAARDFRRARVAARQALAFDPRSVPSLLTLAEVERVAGHRQAAARATRAALAEDPDSPGGRWLIALLDAERLHVADAMRGLRELAADHPARLGGEALAWPVLGVLAGLRRGLGAGVPLVLAVRLAAVRWPFAEPLAQGVALVVAVVMVAFAGRVLLPAGRLPWRCLRFLPRRAVIIGLVAAGASVALLFWYAVSALWPPLVAAAVAALVLLVPPLSQRPR